A window of Campylobacter concisus contains these coding sequences:
- a CDS encoding TonB-dependent siderophore receptor yields the protein MNKFRINAVLCFAISALNATDVSLDGISVEDSADDGYRAKTSEVGKTNTPILEIPQTVNVVTQQQLKDKKPETLAESLQNVSGVSYGNTTGGIFDSIIKRGFGGGRDGSIMRNGVPASVMHSFNKTVESVEVLKGPASLLYGAQEPGGIINMVTKKPKYDFSNEIWAGIGNRNYWNAGFDTTGPIADSGFAYRFIFDAMQKDYWREFGEYKNVLFAPSLSYKGDDYRINLAYTHTRSTDPIDRGMYLIPSTGKLLPIDKKRRLDEPFNKLKTRLDTVDVNFEKNIGEDWLLRGAYAYSRSKHEYGHIRLMNVNLNTGVAARRNEAYDGFIHRTHAGSLNLNGYVQTGEIEHNLLFGIDAKEYYRYRPGALNSYSSGTTHRNFPINIYSPVYGTVAYPSDRASSIQYQKLRTIGFYAQDSINLTQNLIYSLGVRYEYYDQVARGTTSGPNTTDQQDGKFTWQTGLLYLLTPEWSVYANYAQSFNPQMAISGDDIGDIKPEEGKSIEFGTKFQNDSITASAAVFNIDKKNIMRTVNSVSTPVGEVRSRGFEFDFNGRVTQGLSVGASYAYTKTEVRKDSGAFTVLVGKPLEATPKHQASLFANYDFSHLGAKGLRIGGGARYFGSWYTYYMRTNLPAVPAGTAFKMDSAVIYDAFISYDTKIAGYETNFAFNIKNLTDKLYYTSSSTGTDANIIPIQPGYARQFMLTASVKF from the coding sequence ATGAATAAATTTCGCATTAATGCGGTGCTTTGTTTTGCCATTTCTGCTTTAAATGCTACTGATGTAAGCTTAGATGGTATCAGCGTTGAAGATAGCGCGGACGACGGATACCGCGCCAAAACCAGCGAAGTGGGCAAAACAAATACGCCTATTTTAGAGATCCCACAAACGGTAAACGTCGTAACCCAGCAGCAACTAAAAGATAAAAAGCCAGAGACTCTAGCCGAGAGCCTTCAAAACGTGAGCGGAGTTAGCTACGGAAACACCACTGGCGGTATCTTTGACTCGATCATCAAAAGAGGCTTTGGCGGCGGACGCGACGGCTCGATCATGCGAAACGGCGTACCTGCTAGCGTCATGCATAGCTTTAACAAAACGGTAGAAAGCGTCGAGGTGCTAAAAGGCCCGGCTAGCCTGCTCTACGGCGCGCAAGAGCCCGGCGGCATCATAAATATGGTCACTAAAAAGCCAAAATACGACTTCTCAAACGAAATTTGGGCAGGTATCGGCAACCGAAACTACTGGAACGCGGGCTTTGATACCACGGGACCGATCGCTGATAGCGGCTTTGCGTATAGATTTATATTCGACGCCATGCAAAAAGACTACTGGAGGGAGTTTGGCGAATATAAAAACGTCCTCTTTGCGCCTTCGCTCTCGTATAAGGGCGATGATTACCGCATAAATTTAGCCTATACGCACACGCGCTCGACCGATCCGATCGACCGCGGCATGTATCTCATTCCAAGCACGGGCAAACTACTGCCGATAGATAAGAAAAGGCGCCTTGACGAGCCGTTTAATAAACTAAAAACCAGACTCGACACGGTGGACGTAAATTTTGAAAAAAATATCGGCGAGGACTGGCTACTGCGCGGCGCTTATGCGTATTCGCGCTCCAAGCACGAATACGGGCACATCAGGCTAATGAACGTAAATTTAAACACCGGCGTTGCGGCTAGACGAAACGAGGCGTATGACGGATTTATCCACCGCACGCACGCGGGGTCGTTAAATTTAAACGGTTACGTGCAAACGGGCGAGATAGAGCACAACTTGCTATTTGGTATCGACGCAAAGGAGTACTACCGCTATAGACCCGGCGCGCTAAACAGCTACAGTTCCGGCACGACGCACAGAAACTTCCCGATAAATATCTACAGTCCAGTCTATGGCACGGTCGCCTATCCGTCCGATAGAGCCTCCAGCATCCAGTATCAAAAGCTAAGAACGATCGGATTTTACGCGCAAGATAGTATAAATTTGACCCAAAATTTGATCTACTCTTTGGGCGTTAGATACGAGTACTACGACCAAGTCGCGCGCGGCACGACTAGCGGACCAAACACAACCGATCAACAAGACGGCAAATTTACGTGGCAGACGGGGCTTTTATACCTGCTAACGCCGGAGTGGTCGGTTTACGCCAACTACGCGCAGAGCTTTAATCCGCAAATGGCGATCAGCGGCGACGACATCGGCGACATAAAGCCCGAAGAAGGCAAAAGCATAGAGTTTGGAACTAAATTTCAAAACGACAGTATAACGGCTAGTGCGGCGGTCTTTAACATCGATAAGAAAAACATCATGCGCACCGTAAATAGCGTAAGTACGCCCGTGGGCGAGGTGCGCTCGAGAGGATTTGAGTTTGACTTTAACGGCCGCGTGACGCAAGGGCTAAGCGTAGGCGCTAGCTACGCATATACTAAAACCGAGGTGCGCAAGGATAGCGGCGCATTTACCGTGCTAGTGGGCAAACCGCTAGAAGCCACGCCTAAGCACCAAGCCAGCCTCTTTGCTAACTACGACTTTAGCCACCTAGGCGCAAAAGGCCTAAGGATCGGCGGTGGAGCTAGATATTTTGGCTCGTGGTATACATACTATATGAGGACGAATCTACCGGCCGTGCCAGCAGGAACGGCATTCAAGATGGATAGTGCGGTTATCTACGATGCTTTCATCAGCTACGATACCAAGATTGCGGGCTACGAGACGAATTTTGCCTTTAACATCAAAAACTTAACCGATAAACTATACTACACCTCATCATCGACTGGTACGGATGCTAATATCATACCGATACAACCGGGCTATGCTCGCCAGTTTATGCTGACCGCTAGCGTTAAATTCTAA
- a CDS encoding NFACT RNA binding domain-containing protein, translating to MKYAHLVQIANYLSNFTKINQAKRINDMAILIEFNGEKIIFDLNKSNSAIYKDDEQKEAKIYQAPFDNVLKKRFNASHIKSVECLKNNRILKFICTQSGSYKSENFILYLEFTGRFTNAVITDENNVIIEALRHIDNSYRKIETGEILKELPAIEIKERPCEQITDFEAFFKSEAARVNESRIAGLKETKLASVQKKIDSMSEILNSLEDKDELMKKSEEASNLGSLLLANLGNFKGYEREICLKDFDGNEIKLTLSDTPKNSANEFYTRSKKFRAKAIGVEIEKRNLSEKIEFLEGLKSLLKEAKSAYELEILSPKNKAKQRERHIKDVSENAEIFYVREFKILVGRNEKGNINLLDLAKKDDIWLHLKDSPSAHVIIKTNKSRVPEDVLEMAAKFCVEFSVKGAGRYEVDYTKRENLKRENGANVTYTNYKTIIINKG from the coding sequence ATGAAGTACGCACATTTAGTTCAAATAGCAAATTATTTATCAAATTTTACAAAGATAAACCAAGCAAAACGCATTAATGATATGGCTATTTTAATCGAATTTAATGGCGAGAAGATCATCTTTGATCTAAACAAATCAAACTCTGCGATCTATAAAGATGATGAGCAAAAAGAAGCAAAAATTTATCAAGCGCCTTTTGATAATGTGCTAAAAAAGCGTTTTAACGCCTCGCATATAAAAAGCGTTGAGTGCCTAAAAAACAATAGAATTTTAAAATTTATCTGCACACAAAGCGGTTCATATAAAAGTGAAAATTTTATCCTCTATCTTGAATTTACGGGTCGCTTTACAAATGCTGTGATAACTGATGAAAACAATGTGATAATTGAGGCATTAAGGCACATCGATAATAGCTACCGAAAAATAGAAACTGGCGAAATTTTAAAAGAACTGCCAGCCATCGAGATAAAAGAAAGGCCGTGTGAGCAAATAACGGACTTTGAGGCGTTTTTTAAAAGCGAAGCAGCTAGAGTAAATGAGTCCAGGATAGCCGGGCTAAAAGAGACAAAGCTAGCCAGCGTGCAAAAAAAGATAGATAGCATGAGTGAAATTTTAAACTCGCTTGAAGACAAAGATGAACTAATGAAAAAAAGCGAGGAGGCTTCGAATTTAGGATCGCTTTTGCTTGCAAATTTGGGAAATTTTAAGGGCTATGAGAGGGAAATTTGCCTGAAAGATTTTGATGGCAACGAGATAAAACTAACTCTTAGCGATACACCAAAAAACAGCGCAAATGAATTTTACACAAGATCAAAAAAATTTCGTGCAAAAGCCATTGGCGTGGAGATAGAAAAGAGAAATTTAAGCGAAAAGATCGAGTTTTTAGAAGGGCTAAAGTCACTTCTAAAAGAGGCAAAAAGTGCTTACGAACTTGAAATTTTAAGTCCAAAAAATAAGGCAAAACAAAGAGAGAGGCACATAAAAGATGTAAGCGAAAATGCTGAAATTTTTTACGTTAGAGAGTTTAAAATTTTAGTTGGTAGAAATGAAAAAGGCAATATAAATTTGCTTGATCTTGCCAAAAAAGACGATATATGGTTACATCTAAAGGATAGCCCAAGCGCCCACGTCATCATCAAGACAAACAAGAGTAGGGTGCCTGAAGATGTGCTAGAAATGGCAGCTAAATTCTGCGTGGAATTTAGTGTAAAGGGAGCTGGCAGGTACGAGGTAGACTACACTAAGCGTGAAAATTTAAAACGTGAAAACGGTGCAAATGTCACTTATACGAACTATAAAACTATCATCATAAATAAAGGCTAA